One region of Betaproteobacteria bacterium genomic DNA includes:
- the cas9 gene encoding type II CRISPR RNA-guided endonuclease Cas9 (Cas9, originally named Csn1, is the large, multifunctional signature protein of type II CRISPR/Cas systems. It is well known even to general audiences because its RNA-guided endonuclease activity has made it a popular tool for custom editing of eukaryotic genomes.), whose translation MSATYTIGLDIGIASVGWCAFGETHILDLGVRAFDKAETAKEGESLNLARRSARLMRRRLFRRAWRLKKLARLLKSEGLIADAKLFKPEQTFSTSLWQLRVEGLNRRLNHEEWERVIYHLCKHRGFHWISRAEAKQAEGDSKSEGGKVKQGLAGTAKLMDEKGYRSAAEMVLAEFPNAQRNKQGEYTKALSRELLAKELALLFANQREYGNPHAPVSLETAILGNGDKKSGLFWQQKPALAGADLLKMLGTCTFEKTEYRAPKASFTAERHVWLTRLNNLRIVTDGITRQLTEQERSLALPLPYRQAGDLTYKQLGAALTQAGLLEAGSFKFIGLAYPTEAQKAEGKAKDPESATLVKIPAWHELRQTLTKAGLTDEWEKISGTALCGQPEIFDQIAWVLSVYKDDDEVRAELAKLPLPNPEALTEALLNIRFDKFHALSLKALSAIVPHMEKGLRYDEACVEAGYHHSQLHKVGEGEHKYLPPLYDGRDKDGRMIFAEDADIPRNPVVLRSLNQARKVVNAIIRRYGSPTAVHIEMARDLSRPFDERNKIKKDQDEYQSRNQRDREQFIELFGHSPKGLEFEKWRLYREQNGQCAYSQNPLAASGNVAEIFLDGSTEIDHALPYSRSFDDSKNNKVLVLTRENRDKGNRTPYEYLGGVENSERWQRYVAFVEANKAYRLAKRTRLLRKDFSAKEAEEFRARNLNDTRYICKFFKNYVEHHLKLAEGSETKRCVVLSGQLTNFLRARWGLLKVRSDSDRHHALDAAVVAACSHSMVQRLSNYSRTRELEQVRDGFVDIETGEIINPAMHQQLREHFPDPWPYFRHELEARLKIDSPELLREEMARLGSYSAEELAALKPLFVSRAPQRRNGGAAHKDTIYGQPERLKKNGSVTQKVVLANLSLSDLGEEDDERNPCKLVDENRNKKLYAAIRKRLKDHGGKGDKAFPATNPLRKPDKEGNPTGPIVRTVTKLIDKLSGIPVRGGIAKNDTMLRVDVFTKAGKFHLVPVYVHHRVTGLPNRAIVAFKDEEEWTLINESFDWCFSLYPNDLVQVKLKSECYQGYYAGSDRATGAIGLWAHDRSANVGKDGLMRIGVKTAFSIEKLHVDVLGNIYPALPEKRRGLA comes from the coding sequence ATGAGTGCGACATATACCATCGGGTTGGACATCGGCATCGCCTCGGTTGGCTGGTGCGCTTTCGGCGAGACTCACATCCTGGACTTGGGCGTTCGAGCTTTTGACAAAGCCGAAACCGCCAAGGAAGGTGAATCCCTGAATCTTGCCCGGCGTAGTGCTCGCCTGATGCGGCGCCGCCTGTTCCGCCGGGCATGGCGCCTGAAAAAACTGGCTCGCCTGCTGAAAAGCGAAGGTCTGATCGCCGATGCGAAACTGTTCAAACCCGAACAGACATTCTCAACCTCGCTCTGGCAATTGCGCGTCGAAGGACTCAACCGTCGCCTAAACCATGAAGAGTGGGAACGGGTCATTTATCACCTGTGCAAGCATCGTGGTTTTCACTGGATCAGCCGTGCCGAAGCCAAGCAGGCTGAAGGCGACAGCAAGAGCGAAGGCGGCAAGGTAAAGCAAGGTTTGGCCGGAACGGCCAAGCTGATGGACGAAAAGGGTTATCGCAGCGCGGCCGAAATGGTTCTGGCTGAGTTTCCGAATGCCCAGCGCAACAAGCAAGGCGAATACACCAAAGCACTGTCGCGGGAACTGCTCGCCAAGGAACTGGCACTGCTTTTTGCCAATCAACGTGAATACGGCAATCCGCATGCGCCGGTTTCTCTGGAAACCGCCATCCTCGGCAATGGCGATAAAAAGAGCGGTTTGTTCTGGCAGCAAAAACCAGCTTTGGCTGGCGCTGATCTGCTCAAGATGCTCGGCACCTGCACGTTTGAAAAAACAGAATACCGCGCTCCCAAAGCCAGCTTTACCGCCGAACGCCATGTCTGGCTGACGCGTCTAAACAATCTTCGTATTGTCACCGACGGCATCACCCGCCAACTCACAGAACAGGAACGCTCGCTCGCCCTGCCTTTACCTTACCGGCAAGCTGGCGACCTGACCTACAAACAGCTTGGCGCAGCGCTCACCCAAGCCGGGCTGCTGGAAGCCGGCAGTTTCAAATTCATCGGGCTCGCCTACCCAACCGAGGCGCAAAAAGCCGAAGGCAAGGCCAAAGACCCGGAATCGGCCACGCTGGTCAAAATCCCGGCTTGGCATGAATTGCGGCAAACACTCACCAAGGCCGGCCTCACCGACGAATGGGAAAAGATTTCGGGAACGGCGCTCTGCGGTCAACCGGAAATTTTCGACCAAATCGCATGGGTGCTCAGCGTTTATAAAGACGATGACGAAGTCCGCGCCGAACTCGCCAAGCTGCCCCTGCCCAACCCGGAAGCGCTGACCGAAGCCCTGCTCAACATCCGTTTCGACAAGTTCCACGCCCTGTCGCTCAAGGCCTTGAGCGCCATCGTGCCGCATATGGAAAAAGGCCTGCGCTACGACGAAGCCTGCGTAGAGGCTGGCTATCACCACAGCCAGTTGCACAAGGTTGGCGAAGGCGAACACAAGTATCTGCCGCCGCTCTACGACGGGCGCGACAAGGACGGCCGAATGATCTTCGCCGAGGATGCCGACATTCCACGCAACCCCGTCGTGCTGCGTTCGCTGAACCAGGCGCGCAAGGTGGTCAATGCCATCATCCGCCGCTATGGCTCGCCGACAGCGGTTCATATTGAAATGGCGCGAGACCTGTCCAGACCATTTGACGAGCGCAACAAAATCAAGAAGGATCAGGACGAATACCAAAGCAGAAATCAGCGCGACCGGGAACAATTCATCGAACTTTTCGGCCATTCGCCCAAAGGTCTGGAATTCGAGAAATGGCGCCTGTACCGGGAACAGAACGGCCAGTGCGCTTACTCGCAAAACCCACTTGCAGCCTCGGGCAATGTCGCCGAAATTTTCCTCGACGGATCGACGGAAATCGACCATGCGCTGCCCTATTCCCGCAGTTTCGACGACAGCAAAAACAACAAGGTTCTGGTACTGACCCGCGAAAACCGGGACAAGGGCAACCGCACTCCCTACGAATACCTGGGCGGCGTCGAGAACAGCGAACGCTGGCAACGCTACGTTGCCTTCGTCGAAGCCAACAAAGCCTATCGGCTGGCCAAGCGCACTCGCCTGCTGCGCAAGGATTTCAGCGCTAAGGAAGCCGAGGAATTCCGCGCACGCAATCTGAACGATACGCGCTACATCTGCAAATTTTTCAAGAACTACGTTGAGCATCACCTCAAACTTGCCGAAGGCAGCGAAACCAAGCGCTGCGTTGTTCTCAGCGGCCAACTCACCAATTTCCTGCGTGCGCGCTGGGGCTTGCTCAAGGTGCGTTCCGACAGCGACCGCCATCATGCCCTGGACGCCGCCGTCGTCGCGGCATGCAGCCACAGCATGGTTCAGCGCCTGTCCAACTATTCACGCACCCGCGAACTGGAGCAGGTGCGCGATGGCTTCGTCGATATCGAAACCGGTGAAATCATCAATCCGGCCATGCATCAGCAACTGCGCGAACACTTCCCTGACCCGTGGCCCTACTTCCGGCATGAACTGGAAGCACGCTTGAAAATTGACTCACCAGAACTGCTACGCGAGGAAATGGCGCGTTTGGGCAGTTACTCGGCGGAAGAACTCGCTGCGCTGAAACCGCTGTTCGTTTCCCGCGCACCGCAACGCCGTAACGGTGGTGCCGCACACAAGGACACTATCTACGGTCAACCGGAAAGATTGAAGAAAAACGGCAGCGTCACGCAGAAAGTCGTACTCGCAAATCTCAGCCTGAGCGATTTGGGAGAAGAAGATGACGAGCGAAATCCATGCAAGCTGGTGGATGAAAACCGGAACAAAAAACTCTATGCGGCTATCCGAAAGCGCCTTAAAGACCACGGAGGCAAGGGTGACAAAGCCTTCCCGGCAACAAATCCACTGCGCAAACCGGACAAGGAAGGCAACCCGACCGGCCCCATTGTTCGCACCGTGACCAAGCTTATCGACAAACTGTCCGGCATTCCTGTGCGCGGCGGCATCGCCAAGAACGACACCATGTTGCGGGTGGATGTCTTTACCAAGGCCGGCAAGTTCCATCTGGTGCCGGTTTACGTGCATCACCGGGTAACAGGGCTGCCGAATCGGGCAATTGTGGCGTTCAAGGACGAAGAGGAATGGACGCTGATCAATGAAAGCTTTGACTGGTGTTTTTCGCTGTATCCAAATGACTTGGTTCAGGTAAAACTGAAAAGCGAGTGTTATCAGGGTTATTACGCAGGTAGCGACCGCGCAACGGGCGCTATCGGATTGTGGGCGCATGACCGCAGCGCCAATGTCGGCAAGGATGGGCTAATGCGAATTGGGGTTAAAACAGCTTTCTCTATCGAAAAACTCCACGTCGACGTTCTCGGCAACATCTACCCCGCTCTACCGGAGAAACGTCGTGGGCTGGCGTAG
- a CDS encoding phosphatase PAP2 family protein — protein sequence MNDRGLHDRNPVFDASILAMCLLFALALGALALGGDWYAGFVPAQAASSVLPGWLWESLTTLGDGRVQLALMLPFCLRYPRVFWALVVGALLAGMMSRGLKVWFELPRPAAVLAASQITILGARMTSLSFPSGHTVSAFSFVVAWLALLGWWRALPIVTLAALAGFSRIAVGAHWPVDVLAGALIGLVGGWAGLRLSRHFRWGLGIGPHWALVSIAVIAVATLPFDGQGYPDTQPWRIVACAWGLGGFALRYLLPLLRGGWQAASRPLAGIAAEHHSTEP from the coding sequence GTGAACGACCGGGGCTTGCATGACCGTAATCCGGTTTTCGATGCCTCCATCCTCGCCATGTGCCTGCTGTTTGCCCTGGCGCTGGGCGCCTTGGCGCTGGGCGGGGACTGGTATGCCGGCTTTGTCCCGGCGCAGGCGGCCAGCAGTGTGCTGCCCGGCTGGTTATGGGAGTCGCTGACCACCCTCGGCGATGGCCGCGTCCAGCTGGCCCTGATGCTCCCCTTCTGCCTGCGTTATCCGCGCGTATTCTGGGCGCTGGTGGTCGGCGCGCTGCTGGCCGGGATGATGAGCCGCGGCCTCAAGGTCTGGTTCGAGTTGCCGCGCCCGGCGGCGGTGCTGGCGGCCAGCCAGATCACCATCCTCGGCGCTCGCATGACTTCGCTTAGCTTTCCATCCGGGCATACCGTGTCGGCCTTTTCATTCGTCGTCGCCTGGCTGGCCTTGCTCGGCTGGTGGCGGGCGCTGCCCATCGTGACGCTGGCAGCCTTGGCCGGATTTTCGCGGATCGCAGTCGGCGCGCACTGGCCGGTCGACGTACTGGCCGGCGCCTTGATCGGACTCGTTGGCGGCTGGGCCGGCTTGCGCCTGAGCCGTCATTTTCGATGGGGGCTGGGCATCGGCCCTCACTGGGCATTGGTGAGCATCGCCGTCATCGCCGTCGCGACCTTGCCTTTTGACGGCCAAGGCTACCCTGATACCCAACCGTGGCGCATCGTGGCCTGTGCCTGGGGCCTCGGCGGCTTCGCGCTGCGCTATCTGCTGCCCTTGCTGCGGGGCGGATGGCAGGCCGCAAGTCGGCCGTTGGCCGGAATTGCTGCCGAACATCACTCAACCGAACCTTAA
- the cas1 gene encoding type II CRISPR-associated endonuclease Cas1 has protein sequence MISRPAKLRREHFSLAIEQEQTAFVPFEDIAIIVLNHREIQLTHPVLSACADYGIGLYATGDNHQPNGVFLPFLAHSRTTRLMRKQMDITRPLAKQAWANIVRRKIENQTAVLRFCAKNGVERMDSYARRVRSGDQENLEGQAAAFYFTQLFGQGFYRAEERWANAALDYGYAVLRGAIARGLVAHGMHPPIGLFHASEQNAFNLADDLIEPFRPLVDLHVAKHPAMTEGDLSSQDKAALVALLNVDVGMPQGKMSALSAIEYAVESLARLFEQGDSELELPTLIGLQAHRLEC, from the coding sequence ATGATTTCCCGGCCAGCCAAACTGCGCAGGGAACATTTCTCCCTTGCTATCGAGCAGGAACAAACAGCCTTCGTTCCCTTCGAGGACATTGCCATCATTGTCCTCAACCACCGCGAAATCCAGCTTACCCATCCGGTACTCTCTGCCTGCGCCGACTACGGTATCGGCCTTTACGCCACGGGCGACAACCATCAACCCAATGGTGTCTTTCTCCCCTTTCTCGCACACTCTCGCACGACTCGCCTGATGCGCAAGCAAATGGACATTACCCGCCCGTTGGCCAAGCAGGCATGGGCCAATATCGTCCGGCGCAAAATTGAAAACCAGACGGCCGTTCTCCGTTTTTGCGCCAAAAATGGCGTTGAGCGTATGGATTCGTATGCCCGCCGCGTGCGCTCCGGCGATCAGGAAAACCTTGAGGGGCAAGCCGCAGCCTTCTATTTCACGCAACTGTTCGGCCAAGGGTTTTACCGTGCCGAAGAACGCTGGGCCAATGCGGCGCTCGATTACGGCTACGCCGTGCTGCGCGGCGCCATTGCCCGAGGACTGGTCGCCCATGGCATGCACCCACCCATCGGGCTGTTCCACGCCAGCGAACAAAACGCATTCAATCTTGCTGACGATTTGATTGAACCCTTCCGACCTTTGGTCGACCTGCACGTCGCCAAGCACCCTGCCATGACGGAAGGCGATTTGTCCTCGCAAGACAAGGCCGCTTTGGTTGCATTGCTCAATGTGGACGTCGGTATGCCGCAAGGCAAGATGTCTGCGCTGTCCGCCATCGAATACGCGGTCGAAAGCCTTGCACGCCTGTTTGAGCAGGGCGACAGCGAGCTGGAACTTCCTACCTTGATCGGCTTGCAAGCGCACAGGCTGGAATGCTGA
- a CDS encoding glycosyltransferase family 39 protein: MAPGEGGALLYNAEMHSRPIQSIERFLLSPFSLLLALLIAFFLNAYSLPLTDVDEGAFSEATREMMARGNLISPTLNDAPRHDKPILIYWAQAASVSVLGVSEIGFRLPSIIFSVLWMLALYRFCHRHGNQMTAQVAALVMALTLVVGIVAKAAIADALLNLLIALAMFGIYDFFCACREGKGPAETRRLLFGIYAALGLGFLAKGPVAVFFPLVISGLFFASAGAWRHWLKAIFFWPGWLLFLVIVVPWHVLVYLDQGDAFFRGFYLKHNINRYADTFEGHGGRWWYYFAVLPLIMLPFTGWLFAIVGKLASALRQSASEALFERFLIIWFVVVFAFFSTSGTQLPHYLLYGCTPVFILLARHRLDFERRWLAFVPIILFALLLAVLPEVLVFATSKVTRPFELALLSGLTAAFADEARWLLPLLAIAVIGLAFWRRLPVWQGLVLAGMLQALTVAFIIAPRVIGVTQGPVREAAMVAKQSGEPVVAWRIIMPSFSVYRHAATPTRVPELGQLVFTRTDRKPEVQALLPPGLVLRDVYQRSFVTLARVEREEKR; this comes from the coding sequence GTGGCGCCGGGCGAGGGCGGCGCGCTGCTTTATAATGCCGAGATGCATTCCCGCCCTATCCAGTCCATTGAGCGCTTTCTGCTGTCGCCATTCAGCCTGTTGCTGGCGTTGCTCATTGCCTTCTTCCTGAACGCCTACAGCCTGCCGTTGACCGACGTGGACGAGGGCGCGTTCTCGGAAGCGACGCGCGAAATGATGGCGCGCGGCAACCTGATCTCGCCAACGCTCAACGATGCGCCGCGCCACGATAAACCCATCCTGATCTACTGGGCGCAGGCTGCTTCGGTCAGTGTGCTGGGAGTCAGTGAAATCGGCTTTCGCTTGCCGTCGATCATTTTTTCCGTGCTCTGGATGCTGGCGCTCTATCGCTTTTGCCACCGCCACGGCAACCAGATGACGGCGCAGGTGGCGGCACTGGTCATGGCCCTGACGCTGGTCGTTGGCATTGTGGCCAAGGCAGCGATTGCCGACGCGCTGCTCAATCTGTTGATCGCGCTGGCCATGTTCGGCATCTACGATTTCTTTTGCGCCTGCCGTGAGGGCAAGGGGCCGGCAGAGACACGCCGCCTGTTGTTTGGAATTTACGCAGCCCTCGGCCTGGGTTTTTTGGCCAAGGGTCCGGTGGCGGTATTCTTCCCGCTGGTGATCAGCGGCTTGTTCTTCGCCTCGGCCGGCGCCTGGCGCCACTGGCTGAAAGCAATCTTCTTCTGGCCGGGTTGGCTGCTTTTCCTGGTCATCGTCGTGCCCTGGCATGTGCTGGTTTATCTCGACCAGGGTGATGCCTTCTTCCGCGGTTTCTATCTCAAGCACAACATCAATCGTTATGCCGATACCTTCGAGGGGCATGGTGGGCGCTGGTGGTACTACTTCGCGGTGCTGCCCCTGATCATGCTGCCGTTCACCGGCTGGCTGTTTGCCATTGTCGGCAAGCTGGCCAGCGCCTTGCGTCAAAGCGCCAGCGAGGCGCTGTTCGAGCGCTTCCTGATCATCTGGTTCGTCGTTGTATTTGCGTTTTTCTCGACGTCGGGCACTCAGTTGCCGCATTACCTGCTCTACGGCTGCACCCCGGTTTTCATTTTGCTCGCTCGCCACCGGCTCGATTTCGAGCGGCGCTGGCTGGCCTTCGTGCCGATCATTCTCTTCGCGCTGTTGCTGGCGGTGTTGCCGGAAGTGCTGGTGTTTGCCACCAGCAAGGTGACACGACCTTTCGAATTGGCGCTTTTATCCGGGTTGACCGCGGCATTCGCCGATGAGGCACGCTGGCTGCTGCCTTTGCTCGCTATCGCAGTCATCGGGCTGGCATTCTGGCGCCGTTTGCCGGTCTGGCAAGGTTTGGTGCTGGCCGGCATGCTGCAGGCGCTGACAGTGGCATTTATCATCGCGCCGCGAGTCATTGGCGTCACCCAGGGGCCGGTGCGCGAAGCGGCGATGGTGGCCAAACAGAGCGGCGAGCCGGTGGTGGCCTGGCGCATTATCATGCCGAGTTTCAGCGTCTATCGTCATGCCGCGACGCCAACCCGCGTGCCCGAACTCGGCCAGCTCGTCTTCACCCGTACTGACCGTAAACCCGAAGTGCAGGCGCTGTTGCCACCCGGTCTGGTGCTGCGCGACGTTTATCAACGCAGCTTCGTCACGCTGGCTCGCGTCGAGCGCGAGGAAAAGCGGTGA
- a CDS encoding UDP-2,3-diacylglucosamine diphosphatase, with protein MSKVRSVFLSDIHLGTRACQADRLLDFLREHPAENTFLIGDIVDFWAMSRSIAWTPAQNTVVQKLLRRARHGDRVVFIPGNHDEVLRDYCGIVFGEVEVINELVHDTADGRRFLLIHGDQFDQVTRHHRWVAVLGDKAYELLVRINLLLSWGRRKLGISGYWSLAGYAKRKVKTALSFIFDFEESAVHHARERGLDGVICGHIHWAQIREIDGLTYVNCGDWVDSCTAIVEHFDGRLELVAWGDQAPVPLLAAPAPALEATETMEV; from the coding sequence ATGTCCAAGGTCAGATCTGTCTTTTTATCCGATATCCACCTTGGCACGCGGGCGTGCCAGGCGGATCGACTCCTCGATTTTCTGCGTGAGCATCCGGCCGAAAACACTTTTCTGATCGGCGATATCGTCGATTTCTGGGCGATGAGTCGCAGCATTGCCTGGACGCCAGCGCAGAACACGGTGGTCCAGAAGTTGTTGCGGCGGGCGCGGCATGGTGACCGAGTGGTGTTCATTCCCGGCAACCACGACGAAGTGCTGCGTGATTACTGCGGTATTGTTTTTGGCGAGGTCGAGGTGATCAACGAGCTGGTTCATGATACCGCCGACGGCCGGCGTTTCCTGCTCATTCATGGCGACCAGTTCGATCAGGTGACGCGTCACCATCGCTGGGTCGCCGTGCTCGGCGACAAGGCGTACGAATTGCTGGTGCGCATCAACCTGCTGCTGTCCTGGGGGCGGCGCAAGCTGGGAATTTCTGGTTACTGGTCGCTCGCTGGCTATGCCAAGCGCAAGGTGAAAACGGCCCTCAGTTTCATTTTTGATTTCGAAGAGTCAGCCGTCCACCACGCCAGAGAGCGCGGGCTGGACGGTGTGATTTGCGGCCATATTCATTGGGCGCAGATCCGCGAGATCGATGGCCTGACTTACGTGAATTGCGGCGACTGGGTCGATTCATGTACCGCCATCGTCGAGCATTTCGATGGGCGTCTGGAGCTGGTCGCCTGGGGCGATCAGGCGCCGGTCCCCTTGCTGGCTGCGCCAGCACCCGCCTTGGAGGCGACTGAAACAATGGAGGTGTGA
- the purT gene encoding formate-dependent phosphoribosylglycinamide formyltransferase, which yields MQIGTPLSPSATRVMLLGAGELGKEVIIALQRLGVEVIAVDRYENAPGHQVAHRAHVISMTDGAALRQLVELEKPQLIVPEIEAIATDMLVEIEAAGLAEVIPTARAAKLTMNREGIRRLAAEELSLPTSQYQFADSLEELQAAIDACIGYPCIVKPTMSSSGKGQSLLRGADDVQKAWDYAASGGRVNQGRVIVEGFIDFDYEITLLTVRARDASGEVVTHFCEPIGHVQVSGDYVESWQPQAMTPAALKRSQEIAAAVTANLGGRGLFGVELFVKGDMVWFSEVSPRPHDTGLVTLCSQRFSEFELHARAILGLPVDTALSEPGASAVIYGGMEATGIAFKGVADALAVPRSDLRLFGKPESFKKRRMGVAVANGDNTDQARERAKLAASKVRPIKG from the coding sequence ATGCAAATCGGCACCCCGCTCTCCCCGTCCGCCACCCGCGTCATGCTGCTCGGTGCCGGCGAACTCGGCAAGGAAGTCATCATCGCGCTGCAACGTCTGGGGGTTGAAGTGATTGCGGTCGACCGCTATGAAAACGCCCCCGGCCATCAGGTCGCCCATCGCGCCCACGTCATTTCAATGACCGATGGCGCCGCCCTGCGCCAACTGGTTGAGCTGGAAAAACCGCAGCTGATCGTGCCGGAAATCGAGGCCATCGCCACCGACATGCTGGTCGAAATCGAAGCCGCCGGGCTGGCCGAAGTCATCCCCACCGCCCGCGCCGCCAAGCTGACCATGAACCGCGAAGGCATCCGCCGCCTCGCTGCCGAAGAACTCAGCCTGCCCACTTCGCAGTACCAATTTGCCGACTCGCTCGAAGAATTGCAGGCTGCCATCGACGCTTGCATCGGCTACCCGTGCATCGTCAAGCCCACCATGTCATCTTCCGGGAAGGGCCAGTCGCTGCTGCGCGGCGCGGACGACGTGCAAAAAGCATGGGATTACGCGGCGAGCGGCGGCCGGGTCAATCAGGGCCGCGTCATCGTTGAAGGCTTCATCGACTTCGATTACGAAATCACCCTGCTCACCGTCCGTGCCCGCGACGCCAGCGGCGAAGTCGTCACCCACTTCTGCGAGCCGATCGGCCACGTGCAAGTCTCCGGCGACTACGTCGAATCATGGCAGCCGCAGGCAATGACGCCGGCTGCGCTCAAGCGCTCGCAGGAAATCGCCGCTGCTGTTACCGCCAATCTGGGTGGCCGTGGCCTGTTTGGCGTCGAGCTCTTCGTCAAGGGCGACATGGTGTGGTTCTCCGAAGTCAGCCCGCGCCCGCACGACACCGGTCTGGTGACATTGTGTTCGCAGCGCTTCTCCGAATTCGAACTGCACGCCCGCGCCATCCTTGGCCTGCCGGTCGACACCGCCCTGAGCGAACCGGGCGCCTCGGCCGTCATCTACGGCGGCATGGAAGCCACCGGCATTGCCTTCAAGGGCGTAGCCGATGCCCTGGCCGTGCCACGCAGCGACCTGCGCCTGTTCGGCAAGCCGGAATCCTTCAAAAAACGTCGCATGGGCGTCGCCGTGGCCAACGGCGACAACACCGACCAGGCCCGCGAACGGGCCAAACTCGCCGCCAGCAAGGTGCGCCCGATCAAGGGCTGA
- a CDS encoding PEP-CTERM sorting domain-containing protein (PEP-CTERM proteins occur, often in large numbers, in the proteomes of bacteria that also encode an exosortase, a predicted intramembrane cysteine proteinase. The presence of a PEP-CTERM domain at a protein's C-terminus predicts cleavage within the sorting domain, followed by covalent anchoring to some some component of the (usually Gram-negative) cell surface. Many PEP-CTERM proteins exhibit an unusual sequence composition that includes large numbers of potential glycosylation sites. Expression of one such protein has been shown restore the ability of a bacterium to form floc, a type of biofilm.): protein MTSNKFIFPGIAAALLLSPVWAEAVTIDKTIDIAVYQLCNGTGTECASTGPAGNDYYAAETNKIWAQAGISVTFSFKQQLMSDTFYNVDDNTPGHTFDNLYDSVFGTGTAGTNTTSVAMFLINDYGGAYGVGYSGYGGLIMSMKAISEFTCDGALGCTGRVDTLAHELGHNLGLIPETFADYGITGDEGHSTNINSLMASGTERNVPVTMSDIAPSGLGYDYLPQTHIDFARNSTLLTSISPVPEPTSALMFSVGLVVVGAMRRRRQATQQA, encoded by the coding sequence ATGACATCCAATAAATTTATCTTCCCGGGGATAGCAGCTGCACTACTACTGTCACCGGTCTGGGCCGAGGCAGTGACCATCGACAAGACTATCGACATCGCCGTTTACCAACTGTGCAACGGTACTGGCACCGAGTGTGCCAGCACAGGGCCGGCCGGCAATGACTACTACGCTGCCGAGACCAATAAAATCTGGGCACAGGCGGGAATCAGCGTCACCTTCTCGTTCAAACAGCAATTGATGAGCGATACCTTCTATAACGTCGACGACAACACACCTGGTCACACTTTTGACAATCTCTATGATTCGGTATTCGGTACTGGCACGGCCGGCACCAATACGACCAGCGTCGCCATGTTCCTGATCAACGATTATGGCGGTGCCTATGGCGTCGGCTACAGCGGCTATGGCGGCCTGATTATGTCGATGAAGGCCATCTCCGAATTCACCTGCGACGGAGCCCTTGGCTGTACCGGTCGTGTCGACACCTTGGCCCACGAACTTGGTCACAACCTGGGCTTGATCCCGGAAACTTTTGCTGACTATGGCATCACCGGCGACGAGGGCCATTCAACCAACATCAACTCTTTAATGGCAAGCGGCACCGAGCGCAATGTGCCAGTTACTATGAGTGACATTGCCCCCAGCGGACTGGGGTATGACTATTTGCCACAGACTCACATCGACTTTGCCCGCAACAGCACGCTGCTGACATCGATTAGTCCGGTCCCTGAGCCTACCTCGGCCTTGATGTTCAGCGTCGGCCTGGTTGTCGTCGGCGCAATGCGTCGTCGTCGCCAAGCGACCCAGCAGGCCTGA